One Amorphoplanes digitatis genomic window carries:
- a CDS encoding inositol monophosphatase family protein, whose amino-acid sequence MSITDQDLAIAAAQAGAAVVRSHHGTALTHFEKSAGDFATTADIEAEKAILDVLRGARPDDVVLGEESGRTGTAGNGRMWLVDPLCGTLNYAVGNMLASVNVALRGGEQVAAVADPFADEVFWTDGAAAYVRLDGVDRLLTPSADSRLVDVNLDPPFPNAEAFSAARMLADPGFIRQFRPRVVSTTLAVAWVAAGRRAAYVTDGDSRLGDSVHFAAGIALCRAAGCVVTGIDGRPAHAGVGGLVVAADEPTHAALMELTLVR is encoded by the coding sequence ATGTCGATCACCGACCAGGATCTGGCCATCGCGGCGGCGCAGGCCGGGGCCGCGGTGGTCCGGTCACACCACGGGACCGCGCTGACGCACTTCGAGAAATCCGCGGGCGACTTCGCCACCACGGCGGACATCGAGGCCGAGAAGGCCATCCTCGACGTCCTGCGCGGCGCACGCCCGGACGACGTCGTCCTGGGCGAGGAGAGCGGGCGCACGGGCACCGCCGGCAACGGTCGCATGTGGCTGGTCGACCCGCTGTGCGGAACGCTGAACTACGCCGTGGGCAACATGCTCGCCTCGGTGAACGTGGCCCTGCGCGGCGGGGAGCAGGTCGCCGCCGTCGCGGACCCGTTCGCCGACGAGGTGTTCTGGACCGACGGCGCCGCCGCGTACGTGCGCCTCGACGGCGTGGACCGACTACTCACCCCGTCCGCCGATTCGCGGCTGGTCGACGTCAACCTCGACCCGCCGTTCCCCAACGCCGAGGCCTTCTCGGCCGCCCGGATGCTCGCCGACCCGGGATTCATCCGGCAGTTCCGCCCACGCGTCGTCTCCACCACCCTGGCCGTGGCCTGGGTCGCCGCCGGCCGCCGCGCCGCATACGTCACCGACGGCGACAGCCGGCTGGGTGACAGCGTCCACTTCGCGGCCGGCATCGCCCTCTGCCGGGCGGCCGGCTGCGTGGTCACCGGGATCGACGGGCGGCCGGCACACGCGGGCGTCGGCGGCCTCGTCGTGGCCGCCGACGAGCCGACGCACGCCGCCCTGATGGAGCTGACTCTTGTCCGATGA
- a CDS encoding NACHT domain-containing protein yields MRSRPLGYADAVRLLGGADSPVIKALSAATGAAAAAVTVGSLGANDFFALRGELITWGNALATGLRERVTGVRRFDRTQRLVAAHAIIVVTAFYEALDAVLADHPEVDLALAGLSAGEQVAIATSTAASTRYADLVQVLVDTPPPMPAPHRPFETTVGALAEYYGSASSALRDFLSGLSAFEGHDDAVGRTLQAVDEQVRRVAVERYTQAYRTLVTQAPEFGVWAGMVEAQATRTLLRDSVSDLSAQLADLRAVSGAVAVDAVLTGLGRRYRIGLESAILGSAHTHSYVVLPSLGDGYINPHGRTAVAGPHDLPATEQWWERSTAVDDVQGFLLAHLTGPDALATPLVVLGQPGSGKSAMTRTLAARLPAADFLVVRVELRNVPADASIQAQIEEALLQMLGERVSWPDLARRAGDALPVVILDGFDELLQATGMNRADYLDQIRRFQQREGELDRPVAVLVTSRTVVADRARFPNETVVLRLEPFDEPQVRAWLEVWNAHNTAGLAGRGLRPLSAETVLAHGELASQPLLLLLLALYDAGANALQSAGGDIRGVDLYERLFADFVEREVDKQRRDHTDDRRREEIEAEWRRLGAVAVAILNRGGDVILEAELDADIPQLLSERDLSPARADAVHRALTVGQLMVGRFFFVHESRATRDTGGPERSFEFLHATFGDFLAARQIVAYLVDLAEEREHQRRRQGVIDPGPLHSATSFVTIARRPPLWDFCRRMLARLPAERRRACRELVLELLPDAGYPHPTWTRGAYEPYRTPAAARHAAFSANLVCFAVLLSDGPVDAVELVGEPVVINWRRQALLWQSQLEPEDRKRLWQALRVAWRLDADPTRLEVRPEDGAMIGVYESLPWPPEDRPPTLRPDEHEAVIAPDVSVAPESRLGRTLRWSAFVQTAHDVRECLYDLMPYWRGTGTTPLLHQVEGQPFPVSEAGLLLQILLTPADPAQRALRADQYRWAFALMAEPRQRRLLIRQLVDDAAMLSDRSLLTIFGQLSGGDLYRSAADGERILTDLAARPESGIALAAALLGIVSWGLSDASDNPVRRHRSHLYRVLGFPT; encoded by the coding sequence ATGCGCTCCCGCCCGCTCGGCTACGCCGATGCCGTCCGGCTGCTCGGCGGCGCCGACAGCCCCGTGATCAAGGCGCTGAGCGCGGCGACCGGCGCGGCCGCGGCCGCCGTCACCGTCGGCAGCCTCGGCGCCAACGACTTCTTCGCCCTGCGCGGCGAGCTGATCACCTGGGGGAACGCGCTGGCGACCGGCCTGCGCGAGCGGGTGACCGGCGTGCGCCGCTTCGACCGTACGCAGCGCCTCGTCGCCGCGCACGCGATCATCGTGGTCACCGCGTTCTACGAGGCGCTCGACGCGGTCCTGGCCGATCACCCCGAGGTCGACCTGGCCCTCGCCGGGCTGTCCGCCGGCGAGCAGGTGGCCATCGCCACCTCGACCGCGGCGAGCACCCGGTACGCCGACCTCGTGCAGGTGCTCGTCGACACCCCGCCGCCGATGCCCGCGCCGCACCGTCCGTTCGAGACGACCGTCGGCGCCCTGGCGGAGTACTACGGGTCGGCCTCGTCCGCGTTGCGCGACTTCCTGAGTGGGCTGAGCGCCTTCGAGGGGCACGACGACGCGGTCGGCCGCACCCTGCAGGCGGTCGACGAGCAGGTGCGCCGGGTCGCGGTGGAGCGGTACACGCAGGCGTACCGGACCCTCGTCACCCAGGCACCCGAGTTCGGCGTCTGGGCCGGCATGGTCGAGGCCCAGGCGACCCGGACCCTGCTGCGCGACTCGGTCTCCGACCTGTCCGCGCAGCTCGCCGACCTGCGTGCGGTCTCCGGCGCGGTCGCGGTCGACGCCGTGCTCACCGGGCTCGGCCGGCGGTACCGGATCGGGCTGGAGTCGGCGATTCTCGGCTCCGCACACACGCACTCGTACGTCGTGCTGCCGAGCCTCGGCGACGGCTACATCAATCCGCACGGCCGGACCGCGGTGGCCGGACCCCACGACCTGCCGGCCACCGAGCAGTGGTGGGAACGGTCCACCGCGGTCGACGACGTGCAGGGTTTCCTGCTGGCACACCTCACCGGGCCGGACGCCCTCGCGACCCCGCTCGTGGTGCTCGGTCAGCCCGGCTCGGGCAAGTCCGCGATGACCAGGACGCTCGCCGCCCGGCTGCCCGCCGCCGACTTCCTGGTCGTCCGGGTCGAGCTGCGCAACGTGCCCGCCGACGCCTCGATACAGGCGCAGATCGAGGAGGCCCTGCTCCAGATGCTCGGCGAGCGGGTCTCCTGGCCCGATCTCGCCCGCCGGGCCGGCGACGCGCTGCCGGTGGTGATCCTGGACGGCTTCGACGAGCTGTTGCAGGCCACCGGGATGAACCGGGCCGACTACCTCGACCAGATCCGGCGCTTCCAGCAGCGCGAGGGTGAACTCGACCGGCCGGTCGCGGTGCTGGTCACCAGCCGCACGGTGGTCGCCGACCGCGCGCGCTTCCCGAACGAAACGGTGGTGCTGCGCCTGGAGCCGTTCGACGAGCCGCAGGTGCGTGCCTGGCTCGAGGTGTGGAACGCGCACAACACCGCCGGGCTCGCCGGCCGGGGCCTGCGGCCGCTGTCCGCCGAGACGGTCCTGGCGCACGGCGAACTGGCGAGTCAGCCGCTGCTGCTGCTCCTGCTCGCGCTCTACGACGCGGGCGCCAACGCCCTGCAATCCGCCGGCGGCGACATCCGCGGTGTCGACCTCTACGAACGGCTCTTCGCCGACTTCGTCGAGCGGGAGGTCGACAAGCAGCGCCGGGACCACACCGACGACCGGCGGCGCGAGGAGATCGAGGCGGAGTGGCGGCGCCTCGGCGCGGTCGCCGTCGCCATCCTGAACCGCGGCGGCGACGTGATCCTCGAGGCCGAACTGGACGCCGACATACCGCAACTGCTCTCGGAGCGCGACTTGAGCCCGGCGCGCGCGGACGCGGTGCACCGCGCCCTGACCGTCGGCCAGCTCATGGTCGGCCGCTTCTTCTTCGTCCACGAGTCCCGGGCCACCCGGGACACCGGCGGGCCGGAGCGCAGCTTTGAGTTCCTGCACGCCACGTTCGGGGACTTCCTCGCCGCCCGCCAGATCGTGGCGTACCTCGTCGACCTGGCCGAGGAGCGCGAGCACCAGCGGCGCCGCCAGGGCGTCATCGACCCCGGCCCGCTGCACTCGGCGACGTCGTTCGTCACCATCGCCCGGCGTCCACCGCTGTGGGACTTCTGCCGGCGCATGCTCGCACGCCTGCCGGCCGAGCGGCGGCGGGCCTGCCGGGAACTCGTCCTGGAGCTGCTGCCCGACGCCGGGTACCCGCACCCGACCTGGACCAGGGGCGCCTACGAGCCGTACCGGACGCCGGCGGCGGCGCGGCACGCGGCGTTCTCGGCGAACCTGGTCTGCTTCGCGGTGCTGCTCAGCGACGGGCCGGTCGACGCGGTCGAGCTGGTCGGGGAGCCGGTCGTCATCAACTGGCGGCGGCAGGCGCTGCTGTGGCAGAGCCAGCTCGAACCCGAGGACCGCAAGCGGCTGTGGCAGGCGCTGCGGGTGGCGTGGCGGCTGGACGCCGACCCGACCCGCCTCGAGGTACGCCCGGAGGACGGCGCCATGATCGGCGTCTACGAGTCGCTGCCGTGGCCACCGGAGGACCGCCCGCCCACCCTCCGGCCCGACGAGCACGAAGCGGTGATCGCACCGGACGTGTCGGTCGCGCCCGAGAGTCGCCTGGGCCGGACACTGCGCTGGTCGGCCTTCGTGCAGACCGCCCACGACGTGCGCGAGTGTCTCTACGACCTGATGCCGTACTGGCGGGGCACGGGAACGACGCCGCTGCTGCACCAGGTCGAGGGCCAGCCGTTCCCGGTCTCCGAGGCGGGGCTGTTGCTGCAAATTCTGCTCACACCGGCGGACCCGGCGCAGCGTGCCCTGCGCGCCGATCAGTACCGATGGGCCTTCGCGCTCATGGCCGAGCCGAGACAACGACGCCTGCTGATCCGCCAACTCGTCGATGACGCCGCCATGCTCTCGGACCGGAGCCTGTTGACGATCTTCGGCCAGCTGTCGGGGGGCGACCTCTACCGGAGCGCCGCCGACGGCGAACGGATCCTGACCGATCTGGCGGCGCGCCCGGAGAGCGGTATCGCGTTGGCCGCGGCCCTGCTCGGCATAGTCAGTTGGGGCCTGTCGGACGCGTCGGACAATCCCGTACGGCGTCACCGGAGTCACCTGTATCGAGTGCTCGGCTTCCCGACCTAG
- a CDS encoding NUDIX domain-containing protein: MSDDFTATLPRKRMAAGVLLSDGRDRVLLVEPTYKPYWEIPGGTVEAGESPHAAAVREIEEELGLPVRPGRLLVTDWVPPRPDRTEGLMLVFDGGILTPEQAARIRLPADELRSWAWCDEPEAGERLPELLARRLAAAVRARDRGTAAYLENGFDLEEQPC, translated from the coding sequence TTGTCCGATGACTTCACCGCCACGCTCCCCCGCAAGCGGATGGCCGCCGGGGTGCTGCTGTCGGACGGGCGCGACCGGGTCCTGCTCGTCGAGCCGACCTACAAGCCCTACTGGGAGATACCGGGCGGCACGGTGGAGGCCGGCGAGTCGCCGCACGCCGCGGCCGTACGCGAGATCGAGGAGGAGCTCGGCCTGCCGGTGCGGCCGGGCCGGCTGCTGGTGACCGACTGGGTGCCGCCGCGGCCGGACCGCACCGAGGGCCTGATGCTGGTCTTCGACGGCGGGATCCTCACGCCGGAGCAGGCCGCGCGGATCCGGCTGCCGGCCGACGAGCTGCGCAGCTGGGCCTGGTGCGACGAGCCGGAGGCCGGCGAGCGGCTACCGGAGCTGCTGGCCCGTCGCCTGGCCGCCGCGGTCCGTGCCCGCGACCGGGGCACGGCGGCGTATCTCGAGAACGGGTTCGACCTGGAGGAACAGCCATGCTGA
- a CDS encoding phytanoyl-CoA dioxygenase family protein: protein MTTCRLEDFRAVCETKTEPADYPHAVDVVDNVLIYPGELADTPEVRAELARALMDGPGVVVFAGAFAPAVVDRASAVFTELIAEQKAAGVAGGDHFAKAGANDRVWGALDKFALRDPAAFAAYYDNDTLALICRAWLGAGYQVTSQVNVVNPGGVAQVAHRDYHLGFMSQEQALRYPAHVHTLSPALTLQGAVAHVDMPLESGPTLYLPHSQKYPAGYVAFHQPEFTAYFDDHRVQLPLAKGDAAFFNPALFHGAGTNRSAGIRRMANLLQVSSAFGRAMETVDRVAVTAALYPVLRGYAGSVDNVIAASAEGYAFPTNLDRDQPLDGLAPQTQAGLVRQALSEGWEEDRFRQALHAQDQRRATVA from the coding sequence ATGACAACCTGCCGACTGGAGGACTTCCGGGCCGTCTGCGAGACCAAGACGGAACCGGCCGACTACCCGCACGCCGTCGACGTCGTCGACAACGTGCTCATCTATCCCGGCGAGCTCGCCGACACCCCGGAGGTCCGGGCGGAGCTCGCCCGGGCGCTGATGGACGGGCCCGGCGTGGTGGTGTTCGCCGGTGCGTTCGCGCCGGCGGTGGTGGACCGCGCGAGCGCCGTGTTCACCGAGCTGATCGCCGAGCAGAAGGCCGCCGGGGTGGCGGGCGGCGACCACTTCGCCAAGGCCGGCGCCAACGACCGGGTGTGGGGCGCGCTTGACAAGTTCGCGCTGCGCGACCCCGCCGCGTTCGCCGCCTACTACGACAACGACACGCTCGCGCTGATCTGCCGGGCCTGGCTGGGCGCCGGCTACCAGGTGACCTCGCAGGTCAATGTGGTCAACCCCGGCGGCGTCGCGCAGGTCGCGCACCGCGACTACCACCTCGGGTTCATGTCTCAGGAGCAGGCGCTGCGGTATCCGGCGCACGTGCACACGCTGTCGCCGGCGCTGACCCTCCAGGGTGCGGTGGCGCACGTCGACATGCCGCTGGAGAGCGGACCGACGCTCTACCTGCCGCACTCGCAGAAGTACCCGGCCGGCTACGTCGCGTTTCACCAGCCGGAGTTCACGGCCTACTTCGACGACCATCGCGTGCAGTTGCCTCTCGCGAAGGGCGACGCCGCGTTCTTCAACCCGGCGCTGTTCCACGGCGCCGGGACGAACCGGTCCGCCGGCATCCGGCGCATGGCGAACCTGCTCCAGGTCTCGTCCGCGTTCGGCCGCGCCATGGAGACCGTCGACCGGGTCGCGGTCACGGCCGCGCTGTACCCGGTGCTTCGCGGGTACGCCGGCTCGGTGGACAACGTCATCGCCGCGTCCGCGGAGGGCTACGCCTTCCCCACCAACCTCGACCGGGACCAGCCCCTCGACGGCCTCGCACCGCAGACCCAGGCCGGGCTCGTGCGGCAGGCGCTGTCCGAGGGGTGGGAGGAGGACAGGTTCCGGCAGGCCCTGCACGCACAGGATCAACGGCGCGCGACGGTCGCCTGA
- a CDS encoding AAA family ATPase, with protein sequence MDDDAVYAAARQILDAGLARDGSLFTPGAEVWSAGAADVLYAEFIQQPDLGKRSFVQKLKGQLESAPADAIQLMAELIYLHLLLPRDIGGPAKRAVIDGALDLLPSRLEVPADLDRLLDNGLVRAGTAYMTQRDRQIAFLVRFVQAWKRLPADRQSAALHDPWLFRAVVDDVPINSAYSQRNVLLNLAFPDTFPAVVSRRHKRQIVDAFAAEIPAPTGDVDRDLFEITDMLRERTGAAPRFYAPPLLDRWRGSADNEAATGPQGWLVRGAKVHGHNLIGQWLAEGFCSIAFPELPEVKPGTSRAELDELLRERLPEYSASQRGVRTGVLDRFLNRMREGDVVVTLDWQGVYVGRVTGPAGWTATTENISNRRRPVAWANPDAPIARDQLSTAARNKLAGQLTVSDLGPATAEFAALAALDTPADDEAEDTTAAVDVELPEPTAAFAEKLLLDREWLADTVDLLREKKQIILYGPPGTGKTYLAYELAQYVTGEVDGAYRLVQFHPSYSYEDFFEGYRPVRGDQRGGIAFSLEPGPFKQLVMDARNDPAQPFVLIIDEINRANLAKVFGELYFLLEYRGRRIQLQYSPTEEFELPPNVFIIGTMNTADRSIALVDAAMRRRFLFQALFPGEHPLRDMLRRWLRANQLPEERADLLDELNRAIGDRDAAVGPSYLMNPRVADERGLARIWRTAIEPLLEERHLGDGVDVRARYGLDVLRRRLAQAAAAADPDDIGSPG encoded by the coding sequence GTGGACGACGATGCCGTTTACGCCGCGGCGCGGCAGATCCTGGACGCGGGTTTGGCACGGGACGGTTCGTTGTTCACCCCGGGCGCCGAGGTCTGGTCGGCTGGCGCGGCGGACGTGCTGTACGCGGAGTTCATCCAGCAGCCGGACCTGGGCAAGCGCAGCTTCGTGCAGAAGCTCAAGGGACAGCTGGAGTCCGCGCCGGCCGACGCGATCCAGCTCATGGCGGAGCTCATCTATCTGCACCTGCTGCTGCCGCGGGACATCGGCGGGCCGGCCAAGCGAGCCGTGATCGACGGTGCGCTGGATCTCCTGCCGTCGCGGCTCGAGGTGCCGGCAGACCTCGACCGGCTGCTCGACAACGGACTCGTCCGCGCCGGAACGGCGTACATGACGCAGCGGGATCGGCAGATCGCGTTCCTGGTCCGGTTCGTGCAGGCGTGGAAGCGCCTGCCCGCCGACCGGCAGTCGGCGGCGCTGCACGATCCCTGGCTCTTTCGCGCGGTGGTGGACGATGTGCCCATCAACAGCGCATACAGCCAGCGCAACGTGCTGCTCAACCTCGCCTTCCCCGACACGTTCCCGGCCGTGGTGTCGCGGCGCCACAAGCGACAGATCGTCGACGCGTTCGCCGCGGAGATTCCCGCGCCGACCGGGGACGTGGACCGGGACCTCTTCGAGATCACCGACATGCTCCGGGAGCGGACCGGCGCGGCACCGAGGTTCTACGCGCCGCCCCTGCTCGACCGGTGGCGCGGTTCGGCCGACAACGAGGCCGCCACGGGCCCGCAGGGCTGGCTGGTCCGGGGCGCGAAGGTGCATGGCCACAACCTGATCGGCCAATGGCTCGCCGAAGGGTTCTGCTCCATCGCGTTCCCGGAGCTTCCGGAGGTGAAGCCCGGCACGTCGAGGGCCGAGCTGGACGAGCTGCTCCGCGAGCGCCTGCCGGAGTACTCGGCCTCACAGCGCGGCGTCCGCACCGGCGTCCTCGACCGGTTCCTGAACCGGATGCGGGAGGGCGACGTCGTCGTCACCCTCGACTGGCAGGGCGTCTACGTCGGCCGGGTCACCGGGCCGGCCGGCTGGACCGCCACGACCGAGAACATCTCGAATCGCCGGCGGCCGGTCGCCTGGGCGAACCCCGACGCGCCGATCGCCCGGGACCAGCTGTCGACCGCCGCCCGCAACAAGCTGGCCGGCCAGCTCACCGTCAGCGACCTCGGCCCGGCCACCGCCGAGTTCGCCGCCCTGGCCGCCCTGGACACCCCGGCCGACGACGAGGCCGAGGACACGACCGCGGCGGTCGACGTCGAACTGCCCGAGCCGACCGCAGCGTTCGCGGAGAAGCTCCTGCTCGACCGCGAGTGGCTCGCCGACACCGTCGACCTGCTCCGGGAGAAGAAGCAGATCATCCTGTACGGGCCACCCGGCACCGGGAAGACGTATCTGGCCTACGAGCTGGCGCAGTACGTCACCGGCGAGGTCGACGGCGCGTACCGGCTCGTCCAGTTCCACCCGTCGTACTCGTACGAGGACTTCTTCGAGGGTTACCGGCCCGTCCGCGGCGACCAGCGCGGCGGCATCGCGTTCTCGCTGGAGCCCGGCCCCTTCAAGCAGCTCGTCATGGATGCCCGCAACGATCCGGCGCAGCCCTTCGTGCTGATCATCGACGAGATCAACCGGGCCAACCTGGCGAAGGTCTTCGGCGAGCTGTACTTCCTGCTCGAGTACCGCGGGCGGCGGATACAGCTTCAATACTCGCCGACGGAGGAGTTCGAGCTGCCGCCCAACGTCTTCATCATCGGCACCATGAACACCGCGGACCGCTCCATCGCCCTGGTCGACGCCGCGATGCGGCGCCGGTTCCTGTTCCAGGCCCTGTTCCCCGGCGAGCACCCGCTGCGGGACATGCTGCGACGCTGGCTACGCGCCAACCAGCTGCCGGAGGAGCGAGCCGACCTGCTGGACGAGCTCAACCGCGCCATCGGCGACCGGGACGCCGCGGTCGGGCCCTCGTACCTGATGAACCCGCGCGTCGCCGACGAACGTGGGCTGGCGCGCATCTGGCGTACCGCCATCGAGCCGCTGCTGGAGGAGCGGCACCTCGGCGACGGCGTCGACGTCCGCGCCCGGTACGGCCTCGACGTCCTGCGCCGCCGCCTCGCTCAGGCCGCCGCGGCGGCGGACCCGGACGACATCGGATCGCCTGGATGA
- a CDS encoding acetylxylan esterase, with translation MLTDLPLDQLESYRSSQTEPPDLDDFWAGTLAEAAGHDIGLRLSPVATGLTTIDTYDVTFRGYAGQDVRAWLRVPAGHPGPLPAVVQYVGYGGGRGHACENLFWASAGFAHLQMDTRGQGSGWSVGETPDPAPAGPQVPGVMTRGILDPASYYYRRLYTDAVRAVDAARSLPQVDADRVAVLGGSQGGGLAIAVAGLRADLAAAVAFVPFLCDFPRATRITDSYPYREIADYLKTHRESVERVHRTLGYFDGVNLARRAGAPALFSAALMDATCPPSTVYGAFHEYAGPRRMLLWEYNGHEGGGILDEVRALEFLREHLAA, from the coding sequence ATGCTGACCGATCTGCCCCTCGACCAGCTCGAGTCGTACCGGAGCTCGCAGACCGAGCCGCCGGACCTCGACGACTTCTGGGCCGGCACGCTGGCCGAGGCCGCCGGTCACGACATCGGCTTGCGCCTGAGCCCGGTCGCGACCGGGCTCACCACCATCGACACCTACGACGTGACGTTCCGCGGCTACGCCGGCCAGGACGTCCGCGCCTGGCTGCGGGTGCCGGCCGGGCACCCCGGCCCGCTGCCGGCGGTGGTGCAGTACGTGGGCTACGGCGGCGGCCGCGGGCACGCCTGCGAGAACCTGTTCTGGGCCTCGGCCGGCTTCGCACACCTGCAGATGGACACCCGGGGCCAGGGCTCCGGGTGGAGCGTCGGCGAGACCCCGGACCCGGCGCCGGCCGGCCCGCAGGTGCCGGGCGTGATGACCCGCGGCATCCTGGACCCGGCGAGCTACTACTACCGGCGCCTCTACACCGACGCGGTGCGGGCAGTCGACGCCGCCCGGTCGCTGCCGCAGGTCGACGCGGACCGCGTCGCCGTGCTCGGCGGCAGCCAGGGCGGCGGGCTCGCGATCGCCGTCGCGGGGCTGCGCGCCGATCTCGCGGCGGCCGTCGCGTTCGTGCCGTTCCTGTGCGACTTCCCGCGCGCCACCCGGATCACCGATTCGTACCCGTACCGGGAGATCGCCGACTACCTCAAGACGCACCGGGAGAGCGTCGAGCGGGTGCACCGGACGCTCGGGTACTTCGACGGGGTCAATCTCGCCCGGCGGGCGGGCGCGCCGGCGCTGTTCTCGGCGGCGCTCATGGACGCGACGTGCCCGCCGTCCACCGTCTACGGCGCCTTCCACGAGTACGCCGGCCCGCGCCGGATGCTGCTGTGGGAGTACAACGGCCACGAGGGCGGCGGCATCCTCGACGAGGTCCGCGCGCTGGAGTTCCTACGCGAACACCTGGCCGCGTAG
- a CDS encoding LacI family DNA-binding transcriptional regulator, with protein sequence MKHPYRIREIAAQSGLSEATVDRVLHGRGGVRESTIREVRQAISDLDRQRSQVRLGGRTFMIDVIVQAPPRFCAAIRAALEAELPALRPAVIRARFHLLHHPSAADVVSVLERVGRGRSHGVILKAPDLPEIVAAARRGNVPLVTLVTDLPASPRVAYAGIDNRAAGATAAYLIQQWLADRAGDVLVVRGHGSFRGEDEREMGFRAELRGRGPHRRLLEVVDAEDSTAAVGAGIREVLAANPSVRAIYSLYAGAGGNSAVVAAFAAQRRPYDVFVAHDLDEENTALLRERKLSAVLHHDLRTDLRRACHAIMQAQGALPGPIRTNPSAIQVITPHNTPPVEF encoded by the coding sequence GTGAAGCACCCGTACCGGATCCGCGAGATCGCCGCGCAGTCCGGCCTCAGCGAGGCCACCGTCGACCGGGTGCTGCACGGGCGCGGCGGGGTCCGGGAGAGCACGATCCGCGAGGTCCGCCAGGCGATCTCCGATCTGGACCGGCAGCGTTCCCAGGTGCGCCTCGGCGGCCGCACCTTCATGATCGACGTGATCGTGCAGGCGCCGCCGCGCTTCTGCGCGGCGATCCGCGCCGCGCTCGAAGCGGAGCTGCCCGCGCTGCGCCCGGCGGTGATTCGCGCCCGCTTCCACCTGCTGCACCACCCGTCGGCGGCCGACGTGGTCTCGGTGCTCGAACGGGTGGGCCGCGGCAGGTCGCACGGCGTGATCCTGAAGGCACCGGACCTGCCCGAGATCGTCGCGGCCGCCCGCCGCGGGAACGTACCCCTGGTCACCCTCGTCACCGACCTGCCGGCCAGCCCGCGCGTCGCGTACGCCGGAATCGACAACCGCGCGGCCGGCGCCACCGCCGCGTACCTGATCCAGCAGTGGCTGGCCGACCGCGCCGGCGACGTCCTGGTGGTGCGCGGGCACGGGTCCTTCCGCGGCGAGGACGAGCGCGAGATGGGCTTCCGCGCCGAACTGCGCGGCCGGGGCCCGCACCGCCGCCTGCTCGAGGTCGTCGACGCCGAGGACAGCACCGCCGCGGTCGGCGCCGGCATCCGCGAGGTACTGGCCGCCAACCCGTCGGTACGCGCGATCTACTCCCTGTATGCCGGCGCCGGCGGCAACTCGGCGGTGGTGGCGGCGTTCGCCGCGCAGCGCCGCCCCTACGACGTCTTCGTCGCACACGACCTGGACGAGGAGAACACCGCACTGCTACGCGAACGGAAACTGTCGGCGGTGCTGCACCACGACCTGCGCACCGATCTCCGGCGGGCCTGCCACGCCATCATGCAGGCCCAGGGCGCCCTACCCGGCCCGATCCGCACCAACCCGTCGGCCATCCAGGTGATCACGCCGCACAACACGCCACCGGTGGAGTTCTGA